A region of the Candidatus Uhrbacteria bacterium genome:
GATCGATGTTGCGCATTCGGCTAACCTCCGAGCGTTAGCTAATCATATTTTATTCTTTATGTCAACGCTCAAGATTGCTTCGTTCCTCGCAATGACAATCGAACTACGACCTCGACATGCGGGGTATGTGGAAAGAGGTCGAGAGCTTGGAGGGACTCGACTTTGTACTTGGTTTTGAGTTGCTTTAATTCATCGACGAGACGATGGAAGTTGCAGGAAACATAAACGATCATCGGCGGTTCATTTTCGATGAGGGCTTGAAGGGCTTTTGGATGGAGGCCGGCGCGTGGCGGATCGATGATGACGGCGTCGGGTTTTTCCGTGGACCAATCAAGAGCTTCGGTTGGACCAGCGCCCCAGCGGGTTTTATCGGCGACGCCGTTTGCGTCTGCATTTTTATGAGCGAGTTCGATAGCAAAAGCATCGAGCTCATGACCATAGACGGTATTCCCACGTTTGGCTGCGGCAATGCCAAAGAAGCCGAGACCGCAATACAGATCGAGGAGTTTGCCTTTGGATGGAATCAAATCGAGAACGGTTGATTGGAGTTTGGCTGCCATCGCGGTATTTGTTTGGAAAAAAGAGTTTGGGTGGATGGCGTAGCGGATGCCATTTGTTTCTTCGTTCAGATATTCATTGCCGTGGAGCAAGATGAAAGATTTGGCGTAGGAGACGTCGGTGATTTCCGGATTTTCGCCAAGGTAAATTGTGGTGCAGAGCGGGGAGAGTCGTTTTACGATCTCGGCGCGCATTTCATCGTTTACGCGATTAAAATCGTGCACCAAGAAAATGAGCATTCGTTCATTGGTATTTTTGCCGAGACGAATGACGGTGTAGCGGACATCGCCCGTGTATTTTTTGGAATCCCAAGGTTCGAGTTTGAATTCTGTGACGAGATCGCGGACGATTTGCAGGATGGTTGGCGTTTCTTTATCGAGCAGCATGCAAGTCGACAGATCGATATAGCGATTCCATTGACCATATTCTTTTAAACCCAGCTCGCCTTTCCAGCCAAAAACGTAGTCCATTCGATTGCGATAATAAAAGGTGTCCGGAGCTGATTCAATTTTTTCGATGCGCTCTTCATGTCCCGCATGCTCAAAAGCGCGATTGATCATCATGAGCTTCATTTTGATTTGCGCGTCGTATGCCATGTGTTGCCAAAGACAGCCGCCGCAGGTTCCGGCGTGAGGGCAAGGCGTTTCTACGCGGTCGACTGAAGGTTTTTCGACTTTGGAAAGACGGGCGATTTTATGACCTTTGTCGCGCTTGATGAAGGTTGCTTCTACTTCATCGCCCGGAGTGGTGAAGGGGATGAGGATGTTGGGATCGATAAGACCGCGGCCTTTGTCGTCGAGGCCGGTTACGGTTCCGCGGATGATATCGCCAAATTTCATGGTCGCATGAAAACACGAAACGGCCGTCTCGAGAAGAGATGGCCGTTCGAAGTAGATAAGAGAAGAGGAGAGGACTCAGGTGTCGGCGCGGAGCGAGCTGATGGCCGCCAGGCGAGGCTCGCTCTTGGCGGGCGCGCGGATGACGCGCTTGCGGCGCTTGGGCATACGGCCGGAAACCTCGAGCTCGTAGACCTTGCGGCCGAGCATGTAGTGCTCGCTGCGCTTGTCCTCGGCGTTGGCATCCACACTGGCTGCGGCGGCGTTGTAGCCGCGCGTCCACTCCGCGTTGGCGGAGAGCTGCTCGACCTCGTCCTTGATGATGGTCGGGCAGTTGCTATCGTGCCCATAGGGCACCGAACATTTTTCGCACGGGTCTTTGATCATCGCACTCCTTCTTCCCTTGAAAGATCGGCGGCATGACAGTATGTCGCCGGGGTTACAACGTAATTCTCGAGATATGATCTGTCAATCCAATCTGCCATGAGCAAAGCAAAAGCCGATGGTGAGTACCATCGGCTTTGGCAGAGGGTCGAGGCTTCAGGCCTCGGCGGTGAAGGTGGTGGTGAACGCCGAGGCGTCGGGGAGGTCGATGATGGGTCGGCCCTCGCGCGCGGCGCGGCCGCGCATGAATGCGAGGTTGGTGCCGCGCGTCCAGATTCCAAGGAAAGTGAGGTTCTTGAGGCCGCAGTGGAACGCGGCCGTGATGTCGCTCATGTCCGAGTGCTCGAACACGATGTCGTCTTCGAAGGTCTGCCGTTCCATGGGTCGCATGGGTTCTCCTCGTCCAAGCCGGCGGATTGTCGGCTAAGGGACTTGAATTTATACTCCATTTAGGCCATTTTGTCAACCATGAGACGGGAGCTACATCTCATTGCCCATGATATCAGGTCCCTCGAGAACGTGGGGGCCTTGTTTCGCGCCTGCGATTCTCTAGGGGTAGCCAAGCTTTGGTTGGCGGGTTTTACAGCTGCGCCGCCCGATGCCCGTATTTCCAAGGTTGCTTTGGGGGCGGAGCTGGCTGTCCCTTTTGAAGCCGTGACGGATATTTCCGAGGTATTTCGTAAACTGCGTGAACAGGAGATTCCCGTGTACGCTCTTGAGCTAACAGAAACAGCTATTGATTTAGCCAAGTTTGCGCCACCGGATCGCTTGGCGATATTGCTCGGTACGGAGACAACGGGGGTTCCGCCATCACTTATCGAGAGATGTGAAGGGACGATCAAGATTGGCCAACATGGGATTAAGGAATCGTTGAATGTGGCGGTTGCGGCTGGTATTGCGGCTTGGGCGGTTTTGAATGCTCGAGGCTAGTATGCGTGTTTTACTTTTAATATCGGATACGGGAGGCGGACATCGGAGTGCCGCTGTTGCGATAGAAGCGGCGTTGAAACGACTGGATCCTTCCATCGAGATCATTATCCGCGATGCCCTGATCGAGACATCGACGTGGCCATTGTCCCACTCCCCGCAAATCTATACGTTTGCGATGCGGCATTTACGTTGGGTTTGGGCATTTAGCTGGTATCTAACCAATGGCAAGCGCCGTGCGCGTTTAATGGCCGATGTGTTTTGGCCGGTTATGAAGCGGCGCATGATTGAACTTGTTACCAAAGATCAGTCAGATTTAATCGTGAGCATTCATCCGTTCATGACGCGGGCGGTATCGCGAGCTATCCGGGCTTCCGGGAAACCGATTCCGTTTAGTATCGTTGTAACGGATTTAGTGACGGGTCATGCAACTTGGTATGACGAGGATGCGGATTGGATTTCTGTGCCGACGGAAGCCGCCAGGGATCGTGCGATGGCGTTAGGCGTAAAAGCGGAGCGTGTTTCTGTGATGGGGCAGCCGCTGCATCCGCGCGCGATGGAATTGCATCATGATCGTGAAGCGCTGCGAACGTCTTTTGGTTGGAAAGAGCCGGTTGTGTTGTGTGTTGGCGGGGGAGACGGGATGGGCGGACTTGGAACATATGTGCGCGCGATGGCGGAGGCCAAGATCGCCGCACGGCTCGTGGTGATTTGCGGAAGAAATATCAAATTACAGAAGGAGCTTGAAGCGGGGTCGTTTTCTATTCCAGTTGAAGTACATGGTTTTGTTTCAAATTTACCTGAGATGATGTCGGCAGCGGATGTGTTGGTGACCAAAGGAGGCCCGGGATCGATTATTGAAGGATGTCTCGCCGGGCTACCCATGGTGATTTACGACTATATCCCCGGACAGGAATATGGAAATATGCGATTGGTTTGCGATTCCGGATTTGGAAGTTATGTTCCTGATGCAAAAGCGATGCCGTCGGCGGTGATGTATTGGTTGGAACATCGCGAGGCGCGACAGGAAGTTGGCAAGCGTGCCAAGCGTTCTGTAACAGCAGATTCCTCGATGAGGATTGCAGCAAAATTGCTTGATCTCGCGACATCTGTAAGACTCGACAGATAAGCGGTTTTTTGTTAGATTGGCTGTTGTTATGAAGGTTTCTATCGTTATTCCGACCAAGAACGAAGAATTGCTTTTACCCAGACTTCTTGGGGCTCTTGCGGCCCAGACATATCAGGGTTTCGAGATTATTGTCGCTGATGCTTTTTCTACCGATAAAACGCGCGAGATTGCTGCGTCCATGGGCGCGTTTGTGATTGATGGCGGTATGCCGGGACCAGGCCGCAATCTTGGTGCAAAGGTTGCTAAGGGTGATTTGTTGTTTTTTATGGATGCGGATGTTCTGCCGTCCAGTAACCGATTTTTAGACGATGTTGTGGCGGAGTTTGATCGCCGAGGTGCTGATGTTGCGACTTGCGAGCTTGAGCCATTGTCTGATCGTTCCGATGACCATTTTGGTCACGATGTCTACAACTATTTTGTTCGTGCAACGGAAACGGTGCGGCCGCATGCGCCTGGCGCGTGCATTCTTGCGAAACGTCATGTACATGAAGCGATCGGGGATTTGATGAACAGGTTGTTTTTATCGAGGATTGTGAATATGTCCAGCGTGCACACAAAAATGGTTTCCGTTTCCGTCAGATGAGAACGCAGCCGCTGCTTGTTTCCGTGCGACGCTTTGAGAAAGATGGTCGATGGAGAATTGCGGCAAAATATATTTACGGAGAAATTTACATGATGACGAAAGGTCCATTCCGTGAATTGCCGTATCAGTACGAGATGGGCGGTGAAGAACCCAAGCGTTAGCATGGCTATTGTTTGTCGAATGCCGATTTGTGCGATCGGCGAGCTGGCTCCCGGATCGACGCGGGCGTTTTCTTTTGGTCCGGCTACGAAAGGTATCGCTTATAATCGCGATGGCGTGATCAAAGCGTATGTGAACCGCTGTACGCATATGGGCGGACCGGTTGAGCTGCATGGCGGCGGGACATTCCGCTGCCGATGGCATGGAGCGGATTTTGATCCGTGTACCGGAGCCGCGGTTGACGGACAGGCGCCGGAAGGGACATTTTTGAAGGCGATTGAAATAATCGAGGAGAATGGACAGTTGTTTGGCGTGCTAGAATTGCCTGAAGATCCCTTTGCATGATCACCTGGTTTAAACGCGTCTGGAATGGGGAGACCGACGGCCTTACGGCTGCGGCATTTATTGTCGGTGCTTCCTCGCTTGCTTCCCGTTTGCTCGGATTGGTACGCGATCGTGTTTTAGCCGGGACATTTGGCGCTGGAGCATCGCTTGATGCGTATTATGCGGCGTTTCGTTTGCCAGATACGGTTTATAACTTGCTGATTCTTGGTGCCATTTCTGCCGGATTTATTCCGGTTTTTACCGAGTATTTGGAAACCAAGGGAAAGGATGCGGCGGCTAAGCTCGCGGGACAAGTTTTAACGACGGTCGGAGCCTGTCTTGCTGTTGCGAGTGCTTTTGTGGCGTTATTTGCGCCTGCGATTTTACCGATGATTGTTCCGGGATTTGATGCGGATACGCTTGCAAAAACGATTGAGCTGACGCGCGTCATGTCGATCTCACCGTTTTTGCTAGGACTTTCAGCAGTGATCGGCGGAGTGATGCAGTCGATGAAGCGTTATGTCGGTTTTGCGCTTGCGCCGGTGTTTTATAACTTGGGAATTGTTGTCGGAACGATGGTTCTGGCGCCTCACATGGGTATTTTGGGAGCTGCTTATGGCGTTGTGTTTGGAGCCGTAATGCATTTTTTGGTCCAGGCATCGACTCTAGGTTCTTTCCCACTTGGGAAATTGCCGTGGCCGTCTTTTTCTTCCAGAGGCGTCAGACGAATTATCGCGTTGATGGGTCCGCGTACCGCGGCTCTCGGTATTTCACAGGTTAATTTGGTTTTTTTGCTGTCCATCGCTACCACGATTGAGCCAGGTGCCGTTTCTGTTTTTAATCTTGCGAATAATTTGCAGATGTTTCCGGTTGGCTTGATCGGTATCTCGTTTGCGATTGCGGCATTTCCGGCCTTATCAAAAGCGCATGCCGTTGAAGATGATGATGGCTATCGCAACGCGCTGTCTGCTGCTGCGCGTAAAGTAATTTTTTTAATTATTCCCGCGACGGCTATATTTATTCTGCTTCGTGCGCAGATTGTGCGTTTGGCACTTGGAGACGGCCAATTTAATTGGAATGACACGATTCGTACCGCGGATGCGCTCGCTTGGTTTGCTGTTTCATTGCTTGCGCAGTCGCTTGTGCCGCTTCTCGCGCGAGCGTTTTATGCGCTGCAGGATACGTGGACGCCATTTTGGATCAGTGTCGCAGCTGAAGCCGTGCTTATCGGTTTGGCATTTTTTTTACGCGAGCCGTTTGGCGTGATGGGGTTGGCGATGGCATTTTCCGCTGCCGCTCTTGTGCAGTGTTTGCTGCTTGGATTGTTTTTACGTCGATTATTTGGCCAACTTGGAAAAGGGGAGTCGCTTATTTCCACATACAAAACCGCGATTGCGACCGTCGCGCTTTGCACGGCGGCGTTTCCGGTACGCCAATGGTTGGGAACGATTTATAACCTGGAAACGACTTGGCAAGTTGTTTTACAGACAAGCGGAACATTGCTGGCAGGCGGATGCGCTTTTTTGCTGACGGCTTGGCTGGTCCGATCGCCGGAATTGGTTGAATTTCGCATGGCAGCAGAGAGACGCTTGTTTAAAAAGGCTAAAGTTGCCGAGGGGGCTGAGGAAGCGAGCGGCATGGCTAAGACCCATTGACAGCGAGGTAATAATTTGATTCTATCATCTCTGGCTTGAAACGGAGGTTTTATGCCCGAGCATGTTTGGGAATCAAAGCCCGAATACGAGGGTTCGCCTTACGAGAGGCGGAGATGCGCCGTCTGTCATCTCGATGATGGACGAAATAAAAACGATGGTACTTGGCTACCGCATGCTGAGAACTTGAAGTGGCGCGTCACGACGCCGTGCATCGAGCCTGTACCCGAGAAGATCAGCTATCATCTGCTGGTCGAGGAGATCTTCTCCGCCTTCTCCGACAAGCGAAAGGCCCAGGATCTCCTGAACCGTATCCGCTGTATCGGCGTGCCGGGCAATTGGGCGGTGGGAATCGTGATCAGCGGCCGAGTGACCTACCCTGAGGTCAAGGAGCCGTTCAAGGACTACGACTACGGTTTTGCCGAGGTGCTGCGCTGGCTGCGGGCCCGGCAATTCGATCCCTACAGGTATTCGGATCTTCACTATCGAGAACGGCTCGCAGATCGGAGCGATTGCTGCATCGACAGCGACTGAACAGTGCGCCCGTCCAGAACTCTGGACGGGCGTTCGATTTTCCGCTAGATTGAGGCCCAATGGAACAGTCTCGCATCCGCAATTTTTGCATTATCGCCCATATTGATCACGGCAAGTCTACGCTTGCCGATCGTTTGCTTGAGATCACGGGAACGATCGAGAAGCGCAAGATGAAGGAGCAATTGCTCGATACCATGGATTTGGAGCGCGAGCGCGGTATTACGATCAAGCTTCAGCCGGCGCGCATGGCTTACAAGGCCAAGGATGGTACGGAATATGAGCTTAATTTGATCGACACGCCTGGACACGTCGACTTTAATTATGAAGTCTCGCGTTCACTCGCTGCCGTTGAAGGTGCGGTTTTGCTAGTTGACTCGACACAGGGCGTTCAGGCGCAGACGATCGCTAACTTGTATTTGGCGATTGAGCAGAATCTGACGATTATCCCGGTGCTGAATAAAATCGATTTGCCAAACTCGGATGTGGAGCGTCGTGCTGCTGAGTTGATGCAGTTGATTGGCTGCAAGCGTGAAGAGATTTTGTCAGCTTCGGGAAAGTCGGGTGCGGGTGTTCCGGAGATTTTGGAACGTATCGTAAAAGATGTTCCGCCGCCGCAGGGTTCACGCGAGAAGCCATTCCGCGCGATGATTTTTGATTCCAAGTACGACGACTATCAGGGTGTTGTGGCTTATGTACGTTGTATTGACGGACATCTTGAGAAAAATAGCGGCGTCGCATTCAAAGCTTCCAAGGCGATTGGATCGGCATTAGAGATCGGCTACATGAATCCGCAGCATTTTTCTAGCGGGCATATGGAGGCGGGGGATATTGGTTATCTTGTGACGGGTTTGAAAGATATTGGGGCTGTGCGTGTCGGTGATACGGTTGTGAGCGCGTCGCAGGCAAGTGAGACGGAGGCGTTGGCCGGTTATAAGGATGCGCGTCCGATGGTATACGCCGGCGTGTTTCCGCAAGAAGGAAATGAATACGAGAAATTGCGCGATGCGATTTTGAAATTGAAATTGAATGATGCAGCACTGACATTTGAGCCGGAACACTCGATGGCTCTTGGATTTGGTTTCCGCGTTGGTTTGCTTGGCATGCTGCACTTGGAAATCGTGCAGGAGCGTTTGAGCCGTGAATTCAATATGGACGTCGTTATTACGACGCCGTCTGTAGGATATGAAGTTTTGTTGACGGATGGAACGGAGATGTCAGTGAAATCGCCGAGCGGATTTCCTGATCCGTCCCGTATCGAGCTGACGCGCGAGCCTTGGTCGCGAGTCGATATTTTGTGTCCAAAGGAATATTTGGGAAATGTTATGGCTCTTGTTCAGGATCGACGCGGTATTTACAAGAATACGGAATATCTGGATGTGACTCGTGCGCTTTTGCATTATGAAATGCCGCTGGCCTCGGTTATCGTCGATTTTTATGACAAACTGAAAGGTGTGACGGCTGGATACGCATCGCTCAACTATGAGTTCATGGATTATCGTGAATCGGATGTGGTGAAGCTCACGATTATGGTTGCTGATGAGCCCGTAGAAGCTTTGGCGACGCTGCTTCATTCAAGCGAGGCTCAGCGACGCGGCAAGGAAATTGTCGAGACCTTGAAGGAAGAGCTGCCGCGGCAGCAGTTCGTGATCAAGCTCCAGGCTTCTGTTGGAGCCAAGATTATTGCGTCGGAAAGAATCTCTGCCTTCCGCAAAGATGTGACGGGTTACTTGTATGGCGGAGATGTCACGCGTAAAATGAAATTGCTGGAGAAGCAGAAGAAGGGTAAGAAACGTATGTTGGCGCATGGAAAAGGCTCGGTTGAGATTCCGCCGGATGCGTTTATCAAAGTATTGCGCCGCGGATAGTACCCTTGATTTCTATCGATATCTATGTTATCTAAACAAGGCCACCCGCTGATCGTTAAAGTGTTTGCAGGATTCATGATCTTTGCAACCATTTTATTCTTAGTGGGACCGTTCCTGAACTAATTACACGGAGGATTTCGTGTCGCCAAAAAAAGACGTGGATACGTCCTTGTCCAGTGCATGCGAAGAGGTCGAGGATCGTGAACCGCAACGCCCAGTGTGGTGGCGCGGTCCGACCAAGACCACCGGCCTTCTGTCGCCTCGCGAGCTGCGCGAGATGGCGAATGCCGACTGCCGTTTCCTCGACGAGGAAGCGTCGTGAGCGGCGCCTCGATCACGCCAGAGCTGCGCGCAGAAATGCGTGAACGCGTCATCCGCTACGAACAGGAGCTGCGTTCGGATCAATCGTTTTGTCAGCCTTCGCAGATCATCGATCGGGATGCCGTCCCTGTGAAGCTCGGCGACTACACGGAAGAGCAGATCGATCTCATCATCAGGATCGAGCGCTCGCTCGACCATGGCAAGCCTGGCGAGACTGAGGACGAGAGGCTCGCACGCGCTCTTCAGCGCTACATTCTTGGTGGAATCTGAAGCTCTATGACCCCGCTCGACGACTGTCGGTCGGGGTCTTGCTTTTTATCTTCCACGAGGCATGCCGGATTGCGACAATGCTGACTCATGGAAAAGCGTTGGCAGGTGGCGGAATCTTGTCCGCCGGAATTTGTTCAAACTATCGGCCAACCGATCGTGGCGCAGTTGTTATGGAATCGCGGAATTCGGGAGCGGGCTGAGGCGGATGCATTTCTCTCGCCGTCCTGGGAGCACCATGTTCATGATGCCCTACAGTTCCGACAAATGGAGGCGGCGGTGGTACGCGTTTTTGATGCGATGGAAAAAGGGGAGAGGATTACCGTTCATGGTGATTATGATGCGGACGGTGTGACGGGATCGACCTTGATTATCAATGTTTTGAAAGAGATCGCCAAAAAAATGGGAAGCGAGGCTGTGGTGGATTATTATATTCCGCATCGCGACAAGGAGGGGTATGGATTGCATCGCGACACGGTTCCTAAATTGAAAGAAAGGGGAACGGCTTTAATCATTACGGTTGACTGCGGGATTGCCTGTGTTGAGGAGATTGCCTTAGCAAAAATAGACGGGATCGATACGATTGTCGTTGATCATCATACGTTTGGTGAAACGGTTCCGGACGGACATCTGATTCATCCAGGTTTGCCGGAAGAGACGTATCCGTTCAAGCATCTCGCGGCGGTTGGCGTTGCGTATAAATTTGCCTGTGCTTTGCTGACTCGGGCGCGTGAGCGCGGGTTGGATTTTGTGGAGGGGTGGGAAAAGTGGCTGCTGGATCTTGTGGCGATTGCGACGGTGACGGATATGGTGCCGTTGGTCGGGGAGAATCGCGTGCTTGAGACATTTGGGCTTACGGTTTTGAATAAAACCAAGAGACCGGGATTTTTGGCGCTATTTGAAATGGCGGGTGTTGAGCCTGGGCAGATTACTTCCGAGACCGTCGGTTTTGCGATCGGGCCGCGTATTAATGCCGCGGGACGCATGGACCATGCGACGGTTGCGCTTCGACTTTTACTTTCAGAATCGATGGATGAAGCGCGGCTTATCGCGAGAGAACTAGAGGATTTAAACAAAGCGAGACAAGACGCGACGAAGAAAATGATGGTGGAGGCGGAAAAAATCGTTGGTGATGATGTGAAGGATAATGTGATTGTGGTTTGGAAAGAGAATTGGTCGCCGGCTCTTGTCGGACTCGTTGCTGGACGATTTATGGAGAAGTTTTCTCGACCGGTGGTCGCTGTCGGAAAGCATGGGGATCATTGGATTGGGTCGGGGAGATCGATATCGACTTATAATATTACGGATGCCGTGAAAGCTTCTGGTGAAGGAATTCTGACAAGAAGCGGTGGTCATGTGCAGGCTTGCGGATTTGCATTGACAGACGGTGATCAGTTGTCAGTTTTCAGTGATCGGTTAAAGAGCATGCGCGATCGATTTCTGCCGAAGAGCTGACGCCGTTGCTTTCTATCGATGCAGAAATGACGCTGGCTGCGGTTGCGATGGATGTGGCGGAAGCGGTGAAGCGATTGGAACCATATGGAATGGGAAATGCGCTTCCGATTTTTTTATCCAAGCGCTGCAAGATTCTTTCTTCCGACACGATGGGTTCGACGGGAAATCATTTACGGATGCAGCTTGCGGATGGTTCGGGGAGAGCGGTGAAGGCGGTTGGTTTTAAGATGGGTGGTCGAATTCTTGAAGCTTTGATGGGGAAAGAGATTGATGTTGTTTATAATCTTTCGATTAATGAGTGGAATGGGCGGAGGACGGCGGAATGTCGATTGATTGATTTTCGGGCGAGCGCATAAATAGAAAATGCTTTGCGTTAGCCAAGAATTTGACAAAATAGCTGTTTTTTAGTATAGTTGATCGTTAGTCAAAATTTTCACTATTTTGGCTAATTTTAGTTCGGAAGTGGTCCTTGGAGGTCGACTTGTGGGCGCGGATGGTCTGTGTCCATGATTGAGTGCCTTTCAAAGGACGCGGTTCACGGCAATACCGTGACGGGAGGCTGATATGAGCTGGAGCACACGTAGTCCTCTGGAAGCGGCGGCGCTATCGAGGGCGGAGACCGCAGAAAAGACTTACGAAGCAGATCAGCGCTATCGTCTGAGCCAGCAGGTTCCGATGGCGAGTGAATCTGGCCTGAGAAGCGAGTTCGACCAGGGGAGAAAAGATTTTCTCAAAATGAACTTCGATGACTATCTTCACAGGATCGTTGTCGATATCGATGCGGATCTCCCTACCTTGCGCCGTATCGTCCGATGTCCATTTCACCCCCCGACCAAGAATGGGTTCGGCTGCGATCAGCCATGGTTTGAGAATGACGAATTCTTTTCTTTGAGAGGATATCGTTACAATTGGACTCGGCACAGATCCTGCAAGGATGAGGTTCTGTACAAGTCAAACCCTGATCGCGACTGCGCGCCTCATCTTGATTGCGATCAGAATCGCGATGTGTTCATTGCGCCGGTTCCCCACCACTTTTTGGCTTCTGGGATTTGCGATGTCTTGGAGCCTCTTGCTGCCTATGCAGACCGGCGAGGATTCCGGTTTGCAATGGAGTTGGAGATGGCCGCATTTGCGGCACAGCACCCTTGGTCTGTGAACAACGGGAATTCGATCATCGCGCTCGGCGCATCCAGGCTGCACTCATCGCCGTACTCATTTCGTCATGAAGATGTGGATGTCTATCTTGAGATCCACAATGAGGGTGCTATTCGCCACCTTCACCGGATGAGCGGCCCATCGCTTGATCGGCATTGTGATGCTGTCCGTCGTTTTGCAAACGACAGCTTGAACTGTGGTCTCGTGTACCGTAATCATGTCCTGCAAGAAAACGACCGAATTCTCTTGGTCAAGAAGACGGGTCCGTTGTAGGTTGAGCGTTTCTACTTGGCAGTCCGTACCGACTTACTGGTACGGGCTGTTTTCGTTTGTGATATCGATGCCAGATCGACTACAGAGCGGTTGACAAAATTGATGAAATATGATTAAAATATTTTTGTCCTTTTCAAAGGAGGTGCTCATGGAGCGGGTCTATCCGATCAATGTCGAATTGATCGAGTGGCCGACGTACCAGATGTATCAATCGCTGTTCTATGGCGTTTGCAGCCAGCTCGATCGTCGGGTCAATGGCGGAGTGCTTCATCCTGCAATTGCCCATATCAAGCCTGTCACAGGAAGGATTGATGTCGTTAGTGCTGTTATCGATCCAACACGGATCGTTGCTTCAGATGATGTGATTCGTTGGGGCCGTTCGCACTCACTGCGTCCGTTGTTTCCTTGGGAGTATTACACGTTCATCGCTCAATACGTTGAGAAGATGCGTGATGTCCGGACTGTTTGCCTTGGTTTCCAGTATCGCAAACGTGGAAGTCTGTTCTTTTCCAGAACCAAGTACTTTGTTCCGCATGCGTATCAGATCGGACAAGATCTCTGTCTTGACTCGGCTGAATATGAGCATCTTTGGCTTAACGGAACCCACTTTCTTTTTACGAGTTACTGATCCAGGAAATATCGTGCTGTTTGTAACGTCGTAAGTTCTCGCGTCTCTTGTTCTCCTGAAAAAGGATTGAGCATGGGACGCGTTTTTGGTTATTGACGATTTTCGCGCTAGAATCCCGCCATGCATGTCATTATCCGTACCGATGGAGGTGCTCGAGGGAATCCGGGACCGGCTG
Encoded here:
- the rlmD gene encoding 23S rRNA (uracil(1939)-C(5))-methyltransferase RlmD, whose protein sequence is MKFGDIIRGTVTGLDDKGRGLIDPNILIPFTTPGDEVEATFIKRDKGHKIARLSKVEKPSVDRVETPCPHAGTCGGCLWQHMAYDAQIKMKLMMINRAFEHAGHEERIEKIESAPDTFYYRNRMDYVFGWKGELGLKEYGQWNRYIDLSTCMLLDKETPTILQIVRDLVTEFKLEPWDSKKYTGDVRYTVIRLGKNTNERMLIFLVHDFNRVNDEMRAEIVKRLSPLCTTIYLGENPEITDVSYAKSFILLHGNEYLNEETNGIRYAIHPNSFFQTNTAMAAKLQSTVLDLIPSKGKLLDLYCGLGFFGIAAAKRGNTVYGHELDAFAIELAHKNADANGVADKTRWGAGPTEALDWSTEKPDAVIIDPPRAGLHPKALQALIENEPPMIVYVSCNFHRLVDELKQLKTKYKVESLQALDLFPHTPHVEVVVRLSLRGTKQS
- the murJ gene encoding murein biosynthesis integral membrane protein MurJ, whose protein sequence is MITWFKRVWNGETDGLTAAAFIVGASSLASRLLGLVRDRVLAGTFGAGASLDAYYAAFRLPDTVYNLLILGAISAGFIPVFTEYLETKGKDAAAKLAGQVLTTVGACLAVASAFVALFAPAILPMIVPGFDADTLAKTIELTRVMSISPFLLGLSAVIGGVMQSMKRYVGFALAPVFYNLGIVVGTMVLAPHMGILGAAYGVVFGAVMHFLVQASTLGSFPLGKLPWPSFSSRGVRRIIALMGPRTAALGISQVNLVFLLSIATTIEPGAVSVFNLANNLQMFPVGLIGISFAIAAFPALSKAHAVEDDDGYRNALSAAARKVIFLIIPATAIFILLRAQIVRLALGDGQFNWNDTIRTADALAWFAVSLLAQSLVPLLARAFYALQDTWTPFWISVAAEAVLIGLAFFLREPFGVMGLAMAFSAAALVQCLLLGLFLRRLFGQLGKGESLISTYKTAIATVALCTAAFPVRQWLGTIYNLETTWQVVLQTSGTLLAGGCAFLLTAWLVRSPELVEFRMAAERRLFKKAKVAEGAEEASGMAKTH
- a CDS encoding TrmH family RNA methyltransferase, whose product is MGALFRACDSLGVAKLWLAGFTAAPPDARISKVALGAELAVPFEAVTDISEVFRKLREQEIPVYALELTETAIDLAKFAPPDRLAILLGTETTGVPPSLIERCEGTIKIGQHGIKESLNVAVAAGIAAWAVLNARG
- the lepA gene encoding elongation factor 4; protein product: MEQSRIRNFCIIAHIDHGKSTLADRLLEITGTIEKRKMKEQLLDTMDLERERGITIKLQPARMAYKAKDGTEYELNLIDTPGHVDFNYEVSRSLAAVEGAVLLVDSTQGVQAQTIANLYLAIEQNLTIIPVLNKIDLPNSDVERRAAELMQLIGCKREEILSASGKSGAGVPEILERIVKDVPPPQGSREKPFRAMIFDSKYDDYQGVVAYVRCIDGHLEKNSGVAFKASKAIGSALEIGYMNPQHFSSGHMEAGDIGYLVTGLKDIGAVRVGDTVVSASQASETEALAGYKDARPMVYAGVFPQEGNEYEKLRDAILKLKLNDAALTFEPEHSMALGFGFRVGLLGMLHLEIVQERLSREFNMDVVITTPSVGYEVLLTDGTEMSVKSPSGFPDPSRIELTREPWSRVDILCPKEYLGNVMALVQDRRGIYKNTEYLDVTRALLHYEMPLASVIVDFYDKLKGVTAGYASLNYEFMDYRESDVVKLTIMVADEPVEALATLLHSSEAQRRGKEIVETLKEELPRQQFVIKLQASVGAKIIASERISAFRKDVTGYLYGGDVTRKMKLLEKQKKGKKRMLAHGKGSVEIPPDAFIKVLRRG
- a CDS encoding glycosyltransferase, with product MKVSIVIPTKNEELLLPRLLGALAAQTYQGFEIIVADAFSTDKTREIAASMGAFVIDGGMPGPGRNLGAKVAKGDLLFFMDADVLPSSNRFLDDVVAEFDRRGADVATCELEPLSDRSDDHFGHDVYNYFVRATETVRPHAPGACILAKRHVHEAIGDLMNRLFLSRIVNMSSVHTKMVSVSVR
- a CDS encoding Rieske 2Fe-2S domain-containing protein; amino-acid sequence: MAIVCRMPICAIGELAPGSTRAFSFGPATKGIAYNRDGVIKAYVNRCTHMGGPVELHGGGTFRCRWHGADFDPCTGAAVDGQAPEGTFLKAIEIIEENGQLFGVLELPEDPFA
- a CDS encoding glycosyltransferase, which produces MRVLLLISDTGGGHRSAAVAIEAALKRLDPSIEIIIRDALIETSTWPLSHSPQIYTFAMRHLRWVWAFSWYLTNGKRRARLMADVFWPVMKRRMIELVTKDQSDLIVSIHPFMTRAVSRAIRASGKPIPFSIVVTDLVTGHATWYDEDADWISVPTEAARDRAMALGVKAERVSVMGQPLHPRAMELHHDREALRTSFGWKEPVVLCVGGGDGMGGLGTYVRAMAEAKIAARLVVICGRNIKLQKELEAGSFSIPVEVHGFVSNLPEMMSAADVLVTKGGPGSIIEGCLAGLPMVIYDYIPGQEYGNMRLVCDSGFGSYVPDAKAMPSAVMYWLEHREARQEVGKRAKRSVTADSSMRIAAKLLDLATSVRLDR